A stretch of the bacterium genome encodes the following:
- the murA gene encoding UDP-N-acetylglucosamine 1-carboxyvinyltransferase produces the protein MEHFIIKGGRSLAGEIEVSGSKNAFLPILAATLLTTEPCRIENIPLIQDGENALIILQGLGVKINRQGKKVLIDSSGLNSFMPSAEIVRKFRGSILLAGALLGRFGKVVMPYPGGDIIGSRPLDVHLEAFRALGAEISETQEHFLKIEVPKLIGAKITLSEISVTATENALLAGVLAEGETIIKLAATEPHVQDLANFLNKMGAKIEGAGTNTIRIRGVKKLHGAEHAIIPDSDEAMGLAVLAAATRSDVLIKKIEPEFLDSGLQKLKAMAVNFELGQDWLHIKKPIGLYQSSKIQSGLYPKLMTDQIPPLAVLATQASGVSLIHEWMYESRLGYVNELIKMGANAVLLDPHRALIIGPTPLRGNEIKALDVRSGMTMIIAALVAEGESVLNEAFHIDRGYEKIEERLQKLGADIVRKTA, from the coding sequence ATGGAACACTTCATTATTAAAGGCGGCCGCTCTTTGGCCGGAGAAATAGAAGTCAGCGGTTCTAAAAACGCTTTTTTGCCGATTTTAGCCGCCACTCTTTTAACAACCGAACCCTGCCGGATAGAAAATATCCCTTTAATCCAAGACGGGGAAAACGCTTTGATTATTCTTCAGGGCTTGGGAGTAAAAATAAATCGCCAGGGCAAAAAAGTTTTGATTGATTCCTCGGGCTTAAATTCTTTTATGCCGTCCGCGGAAATTGTCAGAAAATTCCGCGGTTCAATTTTACTGGCCGGCGCTTTATTGGGCCGCTTTGGAAAAGTGGTAATGCCTTATCCCGGCGGCGATATCATCGGTAGCCGGCCGCTTGATGTTCATTTGGAAGCCTTCAGGGCTTTGGGGGCTGAGATTAGCGAGACCCAGGAGCATTTTTTGAAAATTGAAGTGCCTAAATTAATCGGGGCAAAAATTACGCTTTCCGAAATCAGCGTCACTGCTACCGAAAACGCCCTTTTAGCCGGCGTTTTGGCCGAGGGAGAAACCATTATCAAATTAGCCGCCACCGAGCCTCACGTTCAGGATTTGGCGAATTTTTTGAATAAAATGGGCGCTAAAATTGAAGGCGCGGGCACTAATACGATTCGCATCCGGGGCGTAAAAAAACTTCACGGTGCCGAGCACGCCATTATTCCGGATTCAGACGAAGCGATGGGGTTGGCGGTTTTAGCCGCCGCCACCCGCAGTGATGTTTTGATAAAAAAAATAGAACCGGAATTTTTAGATTCCGGTTTGCAGAAACTGAAAGCGATGGCGGTCAATTTTGAATTGGGCCAAGATTGGCTTCATATAAAAAAACCAATCGGGCTTTATCAATCTTCAAAAATTCAATCCGGTCTTTATCCGAAATTAATGACCGACCAGATTCCGCCATTGGCGGTTTTAGCCACCCAGGCCTCGGGTGTCAGTTTGATTCACGAATGGATGTATGAAAGCCGTTTGGGTTATGTTAATGAATTGATAAAAATGGGGGCGAACGCGGTTCTTTTAGATCCGCATCGGGCTCTGATAATCGGGCCGACTCCTTTGCGCGGTAACGAAATAAAAGCCCTGGATGTGCGCTCTGGAATGACTATGATTATCGCCGCTTTGGTGGCGGAAGGGGAATCAGTTTTAAACGAGGCGTTCCACATTGATAGGGGTTATGAAAAAATTGAAGAGCGGCTCCAAAAACTGGGAGCGGATATCGTGAGAAAAACTGCTTAA
- the infB gene encoding translation initiation factor IF-2 — translation MMENNQKNEKPRPPIVVVMGHVDHGKTSLLDYIRKTNVTAREAGGITQSVGAYEIEHNAKKITFIDTPGHEAFSKMRTRGAQAADLAILVVAGDEGVKPQTKEALSQIQAAKLPFIVAINKIDKPDINLEKVKNELLTAGILLEGYGGDVSWQAISAKTGQGVQELLDLILLAAEMENLKYDPQVQAKGIIVEALRDNRRGIVVSVIVENGTLKLGENITTPTASGKIKSLKNFLGADVKFLEPSAPALILGFDSLPQIGEEFLTGEINFNLMEMPLPVAKKALAAKGENSDKIKVVLKADNSGSLEVLSDIIKAIPSAKPVVILGQSVGRINEGDFRLAVGNQALIIGFKTKLDPTADSLQKLSPITIISSDIIYELVKKFEDYLDSFREPDAVGELEVLAVFGKSEKNSSAGKQGKQTVGGKIIKGLIKNQQKFEVWRNEQSFVKGRILNLQEQRKDVAEAGTGKEVGLMVEAGDIIKVGDKLKFFVQ, via the coding sequence ATGATGGAAAACAACCAAAAAAATGAAAAACCTAGGCCGCCCATCGTAGTTGTGATGGGGCACGTTGACCACGGCAAAACCAGTTTGCTGGATTATATCCGCAAGACAAATGTCACGGCCAGAGAAGCCGGCGGCATCACCCAATCAGTCGGCGCTTACGAAATTGAGCATAACGCCAAAAAAATAACTTTTATTGACACGCCCGGTCACGAGGCCTTTTCCAAAATGCGCACCCGAGGCGCCCAGGCGGCGGATTTGGCAATTCTGGTGGTGGCTGGTGATGAAGGAGTGAAGCCCCAAACCAAAGAGGCTTTGAGCCAGATTCAGGCCGCCAAGCTTCCTTTCATAGTAGCCATTAATAAAATTGATAAGCCAGATATTAATTTGGAAAAAGTCAAAAACGAATTACTGACTGCCGGTATTCTGCTTGAAGGTTATGGCGGCGATGTTTCCTGGCAGGCGATTTCCGCCAAAACCGGCCAGGGCGTTCAGGAATTACTCGATTTAATTTTACTGGCCGCGGAAATGGAAAATTTAAAATACGACCCCCAGGTTCAGGCCAAAGGAATAATAGTGGAGGCCTTACGTGATAATCGTCGGGGCATAGTAGTCAGCGTTATTGTTGAAAATGGAACTTTGAAGTTGGGCGAAAATATCACCACGCCTACCGCCAGCGGCAAAATAAAATCTTTGAAAAATTTTTTGGGCGCGGATGTGAAATTTTTGGAGCCGAGCGCTCCGGCTTTGATTTTAGGCTTTGATTCTTTGCCGCAAATAGGGGAGGAATTTTTGACTGGAGAAATAAATTTCAATTTGATGGAAATGCCTTTGCCGGTGGCAAAAAAAGCGTTGGCGGCCAAAGGAGAAAATTCGGATAAAATCAAAGTTGTTTTAAAAGCGGATAACTCCGGCAGTTTGGAAGTGTTAAGCGATATCATTAAAGCCATTCCTTCAGCCAAGCCCGTTGTAATTTTAGGCCAAAGCGTGGGAAGGATTAATGAAGGAGATTTTAGACTGGCTGTCGGCAATCAAGCTTTGATTATCGGTTTTAAGACGAAATTAGATCCAACCGCCGATAGTTTGCAAAAACTTTCTCCGATAACAATCATCAGTTCGGATATTATTTACGAATTAGTGAAAAAATTTGAAGATTATCTGGATTCTTTCAGAGAGCCGGATGCCGTCGGCGAATTGGAGGTGTTGGCCGTTTTTGGGAAATCGGAAAAAAACTCGTCTGCCGGCAAGCAAGGCAAACAAACAGTTGGCGGAAAAATTATCAAGGGTTTAATAAAAAATCAGCAGAAATTTGAAGTTTGGCGAAACGAACAAAGTTTCGTCAAAGGCCGGATTTTGAATCTTCAGGAACAGAGAAAAGACGTTGCTGAAGCGGGGACGGGCAAGGAAGTTGGTCTTATGGTGGAGGCCGGTGATATAATAAAAGTCGGCGACAAGCTGAAATTTTTCGTCCAATAA
- the xseA gene encoding exodeoxyribonuclease VII large subunit, translating into MNTKNYLSVNDYLDTINDGLANFNARIIGEVTEAQIYPDRSYLFFKIKDKNKDHPAILNCFMWKRDYAVSGVKLDIGIEIIVSGTPGVYKPLGRLSLTTQTIELVGEGQLKKAYDELKLRLEKEGIFKEDRKRSLPLLPQKIGLITSKDGAAIGDFQVNLGQFGFKIVFVDSRVEGQLAVPELLNAVQTLKNSDIEVLVLIRGGGSLESLLPFNNETLVREIVNFPVPVLVGVGHEKDISLIGLAADKMVSTPSMAAQALNKPWQEAIAGLELNKEKIFSCYQNILSAMNLKVAGSFDVVKTNFQIIFDNFNKAEEILKQLFVSIKLRISEINKNVAEYARAIPKRMILLIKDTGLAITSSEKLIASHNPMRQLKLGYSIVSMNGNLVRKTDQIKKGQMVNVRIEDGNFDSEVKTINNLNK; encoded by the coding sequence ATGAACACTAAAAATTATTTATCTGTCAATGATTACCTGGATACCATAAATGACGGGCTGGCGAATTTTAACGCTCGGATAATCGGAGAAGTCACGGAAGCGCAGATATATCCTGACAGAAGTTATTTATTTTTTAAAATAAAAGATAAGAATAAAGACCATCCCGCAATCCTTAATTGTTTTATGTGGAAGCGCGATTATGCCGTCAGCGGGGTGAAGCTTGATATCGGAATTGAAATAATCGTATCGGGAACGCCGGGTGTTTATAAACCGCTTGGCAGGCTTTCTTTAACTACTCAAACAATTGAATTGGTCGGGGAAGGACAGCTCAAGAAAGCGTATGACGAACTCAAGTTGCGGCTTGAGAAGGAAGGAATTTTTAAAGAAGACAGAAAGCGTTCTCTCCCGCTATTGCCGCAAAAAATCGGGCTTATTACGTCAAAAGACGGCGCGGCCATAGGCGATTTTCAGGTGAACCTTGGCCAGTTTGGTTTCAAGATTGTATTCGTAGATTCCCGCGTAGAAGGCCAGCTTGCGGTTCCGGAATTACTTAATGCCGTACAAACGCTCAAAAACAGCGATATTGAAGTGCTTGTATTAATCCGCGGTGGCGGCTCTTTGGAATCACTGCTTCCGTTTAATAACGAAACCCTGGTGCGGGAAATCGTTAATTTTCCGGTTCCCGTGCTTGTGGGCGTCGGGCACGAAAAAGACATAAGTCTTATCGGCCTGGCCGCGGATAAAATGGTTTCAACCCCCTCAATGGCGGCCCAGGCGTTAAATAAACCGTGGCAGGAAGCAATCGCCGGGTTGGAATTAAATAAGGAAAAAATTTTCAGTTGCTACCAAAACATTTTATCAGCCATGAATTTAAAAGTAGCCGGATCTTTTGATGTGGTAAAAACAAATTTCCAAATAATTTTTGATAATTTCAATAAAGCGGAAGAAATTTTAAAACAATTGTTTGTTTCCATAAAATTGAGAATTTCGGAAATAAATAAAAATGTCGCGGAATACGCAAGGGCGATTCCCAAGCGTATGATATTATTAATTAAGGATACCGGCCTGGCGATTACTTCATCCGAAAAACTTATAGCTTCTCATAATCCCATGCGACAGCTGAAATTAGGATATAGTATTGTCAGTATGAACGGGAATTTAGTCAGAAAAACAGACCAGATTAAAAAAGGACAGATGGTCAATGTCCGGATAGAAGACGGCAATTTTGATTCAGAAGTTAAAACAATTAATAATTTGAATAAATAA
- a CDS encoding site-2 protease family protein has translation MTIILSIFFLSIILFSHELGHFLLAKICKVPVEEFGFGFPPRIFAKKIGETEYSLNWLPFGGFNKINGESFESQPAGRRVLILIGGILVNIILGWVFFVFVFMIGSKPLVLIADIASDSPAASAGIQQNDEVLSIIYQNETLNAPFSSQQFIDFVSPYKGEIFTLKINREGKNMDILVGSRKNPPAGEGSIGVTLVDAGTPALPFVKSLWEAAKYTGQVIGLSFYSLYWLVSKIFTKPELLDALIGPVGAVALAAQMGKIGFGYLLQIMAFLSLGFAVFNILPFPGLDGGHLLFVLIEKFKGSPIPARIRNSINTFGFGFLLLLMVFIMFKDIKGLF, from the coding sequence ATGACTATCATCTTATCTATATTTTTTCTTTCAATAATTTTATTTTCCCACGAGCTGGGGCATTTTTTACTGGCTAAAATCTGTAAAGTGCCGGTGGAGGAATTCGGGTTTGGTTTTCCGCCGAGAATTTTTGCTAAAAAAATCGGCGAAACCGAATATAGTTTAAATTGGCTGCCCTTTGGCGGTTTTAATAAAATTAATGGAGAAAGTTTTGAGAGCCAGCCCGCCGGTCGCCGCGTGCTGATTTTAATCGGTGGTATCTTGGTCAATATTATTTTGGGCTGGGTGTTTTTTGTTTTTGTTTTCATGATTGGCAGTAAACCCTTAGTGTTGATTGCTGACATCGCTTCCGATTCGCCAGCGGCTTCAGCCGGGATTCAACAAAACGATGAAGTTCTCTCTATAATTTATCAAAATGAAACCTTAAACGCTCCTTTTTCCAGCCAGCAGTTTATTGATTTTGTCAGTCCCTATAAGGGAGAAATTTTTACCTTAAAAATAAATCGCGAAGGAAAAAATATGGATATTTTAGTGGGTAGCCGTAAAAATCCGCCGGCCGGCGAAGGGTCAATAGGCGTGACTCTTGTTGACGCCGGTACGCCGGCGCTGCCTTTTGTTAAAAGTTTATGGGAAGCGGCCAAATACACCGGCCAGGTCATCGGGTTGAGTTTCTATAGTTTATATTGGCTAGTTAGCAAGATTTTCACAAAACCGGAACTTCTTGACGCTTTAATTGGTCCGGTGGGTGCCGTGGCTTTGGCGGCCCAAATGGGCAAAATCGGGTTTGGTTATCTTTTGCAGATTATGGCTTTTCTGTCTTTGGGCTTTGCAGTATTCAATATTCTTCCTTTTCCGGGCTTGGACGGCGGCCATTTGCTTTTTGTCTTGATTGAAAAATTCAAAGGTTCGCCGATTCCGGCTCGGATAAGAAATTCAATTAATACTTTTGGTTTTGGCTTTCTTTTGCTTTTGATGGTTTTTATAATGTTCAAGGATATAAAGGGGTTGTTCTAA
- the rbfA gene encoding 30S ribosome-binding factor RbfA produces the protein MRTYRDLRVANLIQEELGKIILREMEFPVSTLVTITNVEVLRDLSQAKIKLGVIPASEALKVLEILSSYRPLLQGMLLRKINIKPMPRIEFLLDNSN, from the coding sequence ATGAGAACTTATCGCGATTTGCGGGTAGCTAATTTAATCCAGGAGGAGTTGGGAAAAATAATTTTGAGAGAAATGGAATTTCCGGTTTCAACCCTGGTTACCATTACCAACGTGGAGGTTTTGAGGGATTTGAGTCAGGCGAAAATAAAACTGGGAGTCATTCCAGCAAGTGAAGCCCTGAAAGTTTTGGAAATTTTGAGCAGTTATCGGCCGCTACTTCAAGGAATGTTACTTAGAAAAATCAATATCAAACCGATGCCAAGGATTGAATTTTTGTTGGATAATAGCAATTAG
- a CDS encoding rod shape-determining protein, producing MITRKLGIDLGTTNTLVFVPGKGLVINEPTVVALSKPSNAVLAVGLEAKEMVGRTPGDIVTYRPLKDGVIAEYYITKTMLEYFISKAIGRFNIFKPEVVISVAAGITSTEKRAVMNAAREAGAKEVYLVKEPLLAALGANIPINSSSGNMIINLGGGTTETAVISLGGIVTWASRRVAGNHFDQAIMDYIKKKYALAIGESTAETIKIEIGSALTNPVKLTMQIRGRDLITGLPKDLTINSNEIVEAINPHLDDIVDSVQAVFNETPPELVADIMEKGIIVSGGTAQLRNIDEFFRRNLGVATYIAEDPFYCVAKGTSVILEHLDIYKRTLLSKL from the coding sequence ATGATTACTCGCAAACTCGGCATTGATTTAGGAACAACCAATACTTTGGTTTTTGTTCCGGGCAAGGGATTGGTGATTAACGAGCCCACGGTGGTGGCTTTAAGTAAGCCGTCCAACGCCGTGCTGGCGGTCGGCTTGGAAGCGAAAGAAATGGTAGGCCGGACGCCTGGCGATATCGTCACTTATCGGCCGTTGAAAGACGGCGTGATTGCCGAATATTACATCACCAAAACGATGCTGGAATATTTTATTTCCAAAGCCATCGGCCGTTTTAATATTTTCAAACCTGAAGTGGTCATCTCGGTTGCCGCCGGCATTACTTCAACCGAAAAACGGGCGGTGATGAACGCCGCGCGCGAAGCCGGCGCCAAGGAAGTTTATTTGGTTAAAGAACCTCTTTTAGCCGCGTTAGGGGCCAATATTCCGATAAATTCTTCTTCAGGAAATATGATTATCAATCTGGGCGGCGGCACAACCGAAACGGCGGTTATCTCTTTGGGCGGCATCGTGACTTGGGCCAGCCGCCGGGTGGCGGGCAATCATTTTGACCAGGCCATTATGGATTACATTAAAAAGAAATATGCTTTAGCCATCGGAGAATCCACCGCGGAAACCATTAAAATTGAAATCGGATCCGCCCTGACCAACCCCGTTAAATTGACTATGCAAATCCGGGGCCGCGATCTGATTACCGGTTTGCCCAAAGATTTAACTATTAATTCCAACGAAATCGTTGAAGCTATCAACCCCCATCTTGATGATATTGTTGATTCAGTGCAGGCAGTTTTCAATGAGACACCCCCGGAATTGGTGGCTGATATTATGGAAAAAGGGATTATTGTTTCCGGCGGAACGGCTCAGCTCCGGAATATTGATGAATTTTTCCGAAGAAACCTGGGAGTAGCCACGTATATTGCCGAAGATCCTTTTTATTGCGTGGCTAAGGGAACGTCAGTAATTTTAGAGCATCTGGATATTTATAAAAGAACACTGCTTTCTAAACTTTAA
- a CDS encoding AAA family ATPase, which yields MNNFNRFTIKAQEALQNAQDLAGRFNHGELKALHLLSSLISEEQSLVRPMMVRANVNLAALEKSLEEKLARLPKIFSGSNVGQLYLSQESMRILDRAGEIARQQKDEFISCEHLLLAVLDVPSAAQSLLSEFGVHREMLLRVLAQLRGSVRITDETPETKFQVLEKYAVNLTEQARQGKLDPVIGREEELRRLIQVLSRRKKNNPVLIGESGVGKTAVIEGLAQRIIKGEVPEGLKNREIIMLDLGSLIAGTKFRGEFEDRLKAFIQEIKNASGRYILFIDEIHMIVGAGAAEGAVDASNLLKPSLARGELHAIGATTIKEYQKYIERDAALERRFQPVMVEEPSLEDSIAILRGIKEKYEIHHGIEISDEAIISAVNLSARYITDRFLPDKAIDLIDEAAAARHLETDSLPAEIDLLRHGITRLEIEQKSAKPARQKIIVKELKKLKAENDDLSGRWHAEKINLENFHNLRRKIDELENSAALAEREGNLERVAQIRYGELPAAKQEYQIFEKKYFSKKHQEKFIKEYIDAEDVAAVVSRWTGIPINRMLESEMTKLSRIEEVLSERVVGQSVAIEAVSRALRRARAGLSDEFKPLGSFMFLGPTGVGKTELAKTLSEFMFNDEKALVRIDMSEYMERHSVSRLIGSPPGYVGYEEGGQLTETVRHRPYSLILFDEIEKANPEVFNILLQILDNGRLTDGKGKIVNFKNCIIILTSNVGSEFFRQMSYLGFSSGGENETNLESQEENFRDKVKESLRQTFKPEFLNRLDEVIIFNSLRQKDIAKIVDIQLEQVKEKLAERRIKLTVDPSLKKYLIDNGFDPEYGARPIKRLIQKIILDNLADKIIKGDVKNGQKIKLSFRQQAVEVSTS from the coding sequence ATGAATAATTTCAATCGTTTCACCATAAAAGCCCAGGAGGCCTTACAAAACGCCCAGGATTTAGCCGGCCGTTTTAATCATGGGGAACTTAAAGCTCTTCATCTTTTGTCCAGTTTGATAAGCGAAGAACAGAGTTTAGTGAGGCCGATGATGGTCCGGGCTAATGTCAACTTGGCGGCTTTGGAAAAAAGCTTGGAAGAAAAACTGGCCCGTCTGCCAAAAATTTTTAGCGGCTCCAATGTCGGTCAGCTTTATCTTTCCCAGGAATCAATGCGGATTTTGGACCGCGCCGGCGAAATCGCCCGCCAGCAAAAAGATGAATTTATTTCCTGCGAGCATTTGCTTTTAGCGGTTTTAGATGTTCCCTCGGCGGCTCAATCACTATTGAGCGAATTTGGCGTTCACCGGGAAATGCTTTTGAGAGTTTTAGCCCAACTGCGCGGTTCGGTCAGAATTACCGACGAAACGCCGGAAACCAAATTTCAGGTTTTGGAAAAATATGCCGTCAATTTAACCGAGCAAGCCCGGCAGGGGAAGCTGGATCCGGTTATCGGCCGCGAAGAAGAATTGAGGCGGTTAATCCAGGTTCTATCCCGCCGCAAAAAAAACAATCCGGTGCTCATCGGCGAGTCCGGCGTGGGGAAAACCGCCGTCATTGAAGGTTTAGCTCAGAGGATTATCAAAGGCGAAGTCCCCGAAGGTTTGAAAAACAGGGAAATTATTATGTTGGATTTAGGGTCTCTAATCGCCGGCACCAAGTTTCGCGGCGAATTTGAAGATCGGCTCAAGGCGTTTATTCAGGAAATCAAAAATGCCAGCGGCCGCTATATTCTTTTTATAGATGAGATTCATATGATTGTCGGCGCCGGCGCAGCCGAAGGCGCGGTTGACGCTTCCAATCTTTTGAAACCCTCTTTGGCCCGGGGCGAACTTCACGCCATTGGCGCGACTACTATCAAGGAATATCAAAAATATATTGAACGGGACGCGGCTTTGGAACGCCGTTTCCAGCCGGTGATGGTTGAAGAACCGAGCTTGGAAGACAGCATCGCCATTCTCCGCGGGATTAAAGAAAAATATGAAATTCATCACGGAATTGAAATCAGCGATGAAGCTATTATTTCCGCCGTTAATCTTTCGGCCCGTTATATCACTGACAGATTTTTGCCGGATAAAGCTATTGATTTGATTGACGAAGCGGCGGCGGCCCGTCATTTGGAAACAGACAGCTTGCCGGCGGAAATTGACCTTTTGCGCCACGGCATCACCCGTTTGGAAATTGAGCAGAAATCCGCCAAACCGGCGCGCCAAAAAATTATTGTCAAAGAATTGAAAAAACTCAAAGCGGAAAATGACGATCTTTCCGGCCGCTGGCACGCGGAAAAAATTAATCTGGAAAATTTTCATAATCTTCGGCGCAAAATTGACGAATTGGAAAATTCGGCGGCGTTAGCCGAGAGAGAAGGCAACTTGGAAAGAGTGGCTCAGATTCGTTACGGAGAGTTGCCGGCCGCTAAGCAGGAATATCAAATTTTTGAGAAAAAATATTTTTCCAAAAAACATCAGGAAAAATTCATTAAAGAATACATTGATGCCGAAGACGTGGCGGCGGTGGTTTCGCGCTGGACAGGCATCCCCATTAACCGGATGCTGGAATCGGAAATGACCAAACTTTCCAGGATTGAAGAAGTGCTTTCCGAAAGAGTGGTCGGCCAGTCGGTCGCCATAGAAGCCGTGAGCCGGGCTTTGCGCCGCGCTCGAGCCGGCTTGTCTGATGAATTCAAGCCCCTGGGTTCTTTTATGTTTCTTGGGCCGACCGGTGTCGGGAAAACCGAACTGGCTAAAACTTTGTCTGAATTTATGTTTAACGACGAGAAGGCCCTGGTTCGGATTGATATGTCCGAATATATGGAACGGCATTCGGTCAGCCGGCTGATTGGTTCGCCGCCGGGTTATGTCGGCTATGAAGAAGGAGGCCAATTGACTGAAACCGTCCGCCACCGGCCTTACAGCCTGATTCTTTTTGACGAAATTGAGAAAGCCAATCCGGAGGTCTTCAATATTTTGCTTCAGATTTTGGATAACGGCCGCTTAACTGACGGCAAGGGAAAAATCGTCAACTTCAAGAATTGTATTATCATTTTGACTTCCAATGTTGGCAGTGAATTTTTCCGCCAGATGTCCTATTTGGGATTCAGTTCGGGCGGAGAAAACGAAACTAATTTAGAATCCCAGGAAGAAAATTTCCGGGATAAAGTCAAAGAATCATTGCGGCAAACTTTCAAACCCGAATTTCTCAACCGCCTGGACGAGGTTATTATTTTCAATTCGCTTCGCCAGAAAGATATTGCTAAAATTGTTGATATTCAGCTGGAACAAGTCAAAGAAAAATTAGCCGAACGCCGGATTAAACTGACCGTTGACCCTTCTCTTAAAAAATATCTGATTGACAATGGCTTTGATCCGGAATACGGCGCTCGGCCGATTAAGCGCTTGATTCAAAAAATTATTCTTGATAATCTGGCCGATAAAATTATTAAAGGTGATGTTAAAAATGGTCAAAAAATTAAACTCTCTTTTCGCCAGCAAGCTGTGGAAGTCAGTACTTCTTAA
- a CDS encoding ribosome-recycling factor, with translation MIGILEKFKKGTVLLIENFKKEIIVVRGNRPSPALVENLKVDYFGQSLLIKQLGSISIIPPREIDINVWDKNAIPGVVKAVENSGLSANYTDKLIRINLPPLNEERRQELVKAVKKIGETFKIQLRNNRDEVNKEIGRSFDAKELNEDQKFKLKEEIQKNVDSVNQEIENILDKKIKELEEV, from the coding sequence ATGATAGGAATTCTGGAAAAATTTAAAAAAGGAACAGTTTTATTAATTGAAAATTTCAAAAAAGAAATAATCGTTGTCCGGGGCAACCGGCCCAGCCCGGCCTTGGTGGAAAATTTGAAAGTTGATTATTTCGGCCAATCTCTTTTAATTAAGCAATTGGGCTCTATCAGTATCATTCCGCCGCGGGAAATTGACATTAATGTCTGGGATAAAAACGCCATTCCCGGCGTTGTTAAGGCCGTTGAAAATTCGGGTTTATCGGCTAATTACACAGACAAGCTCATCAGAATCAATTTGCCGCCTTTGAATGAAGAACGGCGCCAGGAATTGGTAAAAGCCGTTAAAAAAATCGGAGAAACTTTCAAAATTCAGTTGAGAAATAATCGCGATGAAGTCAATAAAGAAATTGGGCGTTCATTTGACGCTAAAGAATTAAATGAAGACCAGAAATTCAAACTCAAAGAAGAAATTCAGAAAAACGTTGACTCGGTCAATCAGGAAATAGAAAATATTTTGGATAAAAAAATTAAAGAACTGGAGGAGGTTTAA
- a CDS encoding ribonuclease H-like domain-containing protein: MDQIVFDIETKNSFADVGGQENLKKLDVSVVGLYSYKDDAYSCFDETELEKVKEVFKRSDLLIGFAVKRFDLPVLEKYFFPKGDFDFYNISCFDILEKIEASLGHRVKLDDLAKANLGIGKTAVGLEAIEFYRNGEIEKLKQYCLNDVKITKELYEMLKNQGHLWIPQRFPGKMVKWEYQI, encoded by the coding sequence ATGGACCAGATTGTTTTTGATATTGAGACAAAAAATTCTTTTGCTGACGTTGGCGGCCAGGAAAATCTTAAAAAACTGGACGTTTCCGTAGTCGGCCTTTACTCATATAAAGATGACGCTTATTCCTGTTTTGACGAAACCGAATTGGAAAAAGTGAAAGAAGTTTTCAAACGGAGCGATTTGCTTATCGGTTTTGCCGTCAAACGTTTTGATTTGCCGGTTTTGGAAAAATATTTTTTTCCGAAAGGCGACTTTGATTTTTATAATATTTCCTGTTTTGATATTTTGGAAAAAATAGAGGCATCGCTGGGCCATCGGGTTAAGCTTGATGACTTGGCCAAAGCCAATTTAGGAATAGGCAAGACCGCCGTTGGTTTGGAAGCGATTGAATTTTACCGGAACGGAGAGATAGAAAAATTAAAGCAATATTGTCTTAATGACGTTAAAATAACCAAGGAACTTTACGAAATGTTGAAAAACCAGGGGCATCTTTGGATCCCCCAAAGATTTCCAGGAAAAATGGTAAAATGGGAATATCAGATTTAA